Part of the Geobacter pickeringii genome, CTGGGACCGGACGACGGCGGTGGCGGCCTTTCTCTGCCTCCCGGCGGTGAGTTCGTTCTACGCCCTGAACTTCACCGGGAGCACCCCCTTCACCTCCCGTTCCGGGGTGAAGAAGGAGATGCGGCGTTCCCTGCCGGCCATGGGGCTCGCCGTCCTGGCCGGCATCATCGTCTGGCTGGCGGGGCGGTTCGTCTGAGAGGAGAGAAGGGATGAGAGGCTTTTCGCATCTGAAAAACGTGGCGACGCTGGAACTGGACCGTGCTGCCTGCATCGGCTGCGGCCGCTGCCCGGAGGTCTGCCCCCACGGGGTGTTCTGGCTGGACGGAGGGAAGGCCGCGCTGGCGGACCGGGACCTCTGCATGGAGTGCGGCGCCTGCGCCCGGAACTGCCCCGTGGCGGCCATCAGGGTGGATGCCGGCGTCGGCTGCGCCTCCGGGATGATCACCGAATGGCTCCGGGAGCGGAACATCCGCTGGTCCGGCGCCGACGGCTGCTGACGGAACAGCCCCCCCCGAAATCGTCTTCCGGTTCATGGCCGCCGTGCACCGGAAGAAATCTGCGATACAATTGCCGGAAAAACGGCCGGCTCTCCACTGCATTATTTCCTCCTCCAATCCTCCCTGATCTCTGCGATTTCCCCCCCCTCCCCGTGAAGCGTGCCGGCCCTTCCGCCATCCCCGAAAACGGAAAGGAGACGCCATGAAACGGATTTCATTCACCGTGAACGGAGTTCAGCACCGGTACGGCGGCGATCCGGAAATGCCGCTGCTCTGGTATCTGCGCGACCTGCTGCAGCTGACCGGGACGAAGTACGGCTGCGGCGCCGGGGTCTGCGGCGCCTGCACGGTGCACCTGGACGGTGTGGCGACGCGCAGCTGCATCACGAAGATGGGGAGCATGGCCGGCAAACGGGTGGTCACCATCGAAGGGTTGAGCCCCCACGGCGATCATCCGGTGCAGAAGGCGTGGCAGGCGTGCGACGTTCCCCAGTGCGGCTACTGCCAGGGGGGGCAGATCATGCAGGCGGCGTCGCTGCTGCGACAGAAGCCGCATCCGACGGAGCGCGACATCGAGGAGGCGATGCAGGGGAACATCTGCCGCTGCGGGACCTACCAGCGGATCCGCCAGGCCATCGTCCTGGCGGCGAAGGGAGGGAAGCCATGAGCGGCGTGGTAGTCGTCACCCGGCGTGAATTCCTGGGGACCCTGGTCTCGGCCGGCGCCTTCGTCCTCTCTGCCCGGCTTTTCCCCGGCGGGCCAGCCGACGCTGCCGCCGCGGGGGGCGCCCTCTGGCACCCTGGCGTCTATCTCGGGATCGAGCCCGGCGGCACCGTCATCATCATCACCCACCGGTCGGAGATGGGGACCGGAATCCGGACCGCGCTGCCGATGGTGGCGGCCGACGAGTTGGATGCCGACTGGCAGCGGGTGAGGGTCGAGCAGGCGCTCGGCGATCCGCGCTACGGGGACCAGAATACGGACGGCTCCAAGTCGATCCGCGACTTCTATGACGCCTTCCGCACCGTGGGGGCCACGGGGCGGCTGATGCTGGAGCGGGCCGCCGCGGCCCGGTGGGGGGTGCCCGCCGCGCAATGCCGGGGCGAGCGGCACGAGGTCGTCCACGCCGCCAGTGGCCGGCGCCTCGGCTACGGCGAGCTGGTGGCCGACGCTTCCCGGCAGGCGGTGCCGGCCGCGGGAGAACTGCGGTTCAAGACGCCGGCCGAGTTCCGCTATATCGGGAAGGGGGTGCCGATCGTGGATATGGTGGATATCTGCACCGGCAAGGCCATCTTCGGCTACGACGCCCGGATTCCGGGGATGGTTCATGCGGCCATCGAGCGGTCGCCGGTCCTGGGGGGGAGGCTCGCGTCGTTCGACGACAGGCAGGCCCGGCGGG contains:
- the hgcB gene encoding mercury methylation ferredoxin HgcB; the encoded protein is MRGFSHLKNVATLELDRAACIGCGRCPEVCPHGVFWLDGGKAALADRDLCMECGACARNCPVAAIRVDAGVGCASGMITEWLRERNIRWSGADGC
- a CDS encoding (2Fe-2S)-binding protein, with product MKRISFTVNGVQHRYGGDPEMPLLWYLRDLLQLTGTKYGCGAGVCGACTVHLDGVATRSCITKMGSMAGKRVVTIEGLSPHGDHPVQKAWQACDVPQCGYCQGGQIMQAASLLRQKPHPTERDIEEAMQGNICRCGTYQRIRQAIVLAAKGGKP